A stretch of Candidatus Symbiobacter mobilis CR DNA encodes these proteins:
- a CDS encoding RelA/SpoT family protein, with translation MDSTKKTCVQPDPGTLPARARAFALPLIEDEALETGEGQLAHADGVARIVAGMGGSPTMQAALYLVYASAYLHPAHERIAKGFGDDLADLVTQTARLVAVQRRAYAVRNPAAQKGGSELDAVQIEHVRKMLLAFSRDVRVVLLRLVSRLQTLRYFAQEKIATPPGLAAESLHVFASLANRLGIWELKWELEDLSFRFLEPETYYRIACLLSERRVDREASVERLRSSIEEGLRGMGIAATVTGRPKHIYSIVKKMRGKSLEFDQVYDVRALRVIVSSIRECYAALGWIHGHFLPLTQEFDDYIARPKANGYQSLHTVIHDMDGRPAEVQIRTQAMHDHAEHGVAAHWAYKEAGTKGYAGVSATGEYEGKIAVLRQLLAWERDLSAQPIADHAGLGDCIYVLTPQAAIVELPQGATPVDFAYGVHTALGHRCRGARVDGVMVPLHTPLGNGQTVEIVAGKEEAPSRDWLNPELGYLVSHRAKTKVRAWFHAVALQETMAKGRDAVTKLLQREGKTALAFEDLAAQLGYDEAQTMLEEVGRGRLPLRRIEILLRPQPAQPELLEVPQTLPSRAARRRSQGGLRVAGVDSLLTQLAKCCKPAPPDDICGFVARGKGVSVHRRDCPNVGEMLRKHGQRWVEVEWDSAPSKESMPTFPVDIFVQAQDRQGLLRDISDVFTRERINVTGVQTRTVKGIAWMTFTLEVGDAVRLHKVLALVEALHGVRCARRR, from the coding sequence GTGGATTCGACGAAGAAAACTTGTGTACAGCCCGACCCTGGCACCCTGCCTGCCAGGGCGCGCGCCTTTGCGCTGCCCTTGATCGAAGATGAGGCGCTGGAAACCGGGGAAGGGCAACTGGCCCACGCCGATGGGGTAGCGCGCATCGTTGCCGGGATGGGTGGATCGCCGACCATGCAGGCGGCGTTGTACTTGGTGTACGCCAGTGCGTACCTCCATCCGGCGCACGAGCGCATCGCAAAGGGTTTTGGCGACGACCTGGCCGATTTGGTCACACAGACCGCCCGGCTGGTGGCGGTACAGCGTCGCGCATACGCTGTACGGAACCCTGCTGCGCAGAAGGGGGGCAGCGAACTGGATGCAGTCCAGATCGAGCACGTGCGCAAGATGTTGCTGGCGTTTTCGCGCGATGTGCGCGTCGTGTTGCTGCGGCTGGTTTCGCGGCTGCAAACCTTGCGCTACTTTGCGCAGGAAAAGATTGCCACGCCGCCCGGGCTGGCTGCGGAGTCGCTGCACGTGTTCGCATCGCTGGCCAATCGCCTGGGGATATGGGAACTCAAGTGGGAGTTGGAGGATCTCTCGTTTCGCTTCCTCGAACCTGAGACCTACTACCGCATCGCATGCCTCCTCAGCGAGCGCCGCGTGGATCGCGAAGCCAGCGTGGAGCGGTTGCGCAGCAGCATCGAAGAAGGATTGCGGGGGATGGGGATTGCAGCGACGGTCACGGGGCGCCCCAAGCACATCTACAGCATCGTCAAAAAGATGCGCGGCAAATCGCTGGAATTCGACCAGGTCTACGACGTGCGCGCATTGCGCGTCATCGTCTCCAGCATCAGAGAGTGCTACGCCGCGCTGGGGTGGATTCACGGCCATTTCCTTCCCCTGACGCAGGAGTTCGACGATTACATCGCCCGGCCCAAGGCCAACGGGTACCAATCGCTGCACACCGTGATCCACGATATGGACGGTCGTCCCGCAGAGGTGCAGATTCGTACACAGGCCATGCATGACCATGCCGAACACGGCGTTGCGGCGCATTGGGCTTACAAGGAGGCAGGCACCAAGGGGTACGCGGGGGTCAGCGCCACAGGGGAGTACGAGGGCAAGATTGCCGTATTGCGCCAATTGCTGGCGTGGGAGCGCGATTTGTCCGCGCAGCCCATCGCGGACCATGCCGGGCTGGGCGATTGCATCTATGTGCTGACCCCGCAGGCGGCGATCGTCGAACTGCCGCAGGGCGCCACGCCCGTGGACTTTGCCTACGGAGTCCACACCGCGCTCGGGCATCGTTGCAGGGGGGCGAGGGTCGATGGTGTGATGGTGCCTTTGCATACGCCGCTGGGCAATGGCCAGACTGTCGAGATCGTTGCGGGCAAGGAAGAAGCCCCCTCGCGGGACTGGCTCAACCCCGAGTTGGGGTATCTGGTTAGCCATCGCGCCAAGACCAAGGTGCGTGCATGGTTCCATGCCGTGGCGTTGCAGGAGACGATGGCGAAAGGGCGCGACGCCGTCACCAAATTGCTGCAACGCGAGGGCAAGACCGCCCTCGCGTTCGAAGACCTGGCTGCGCAATTGGGGTATGACGAAGCGCAGACGATGTTGGAAGAAGTGGGCCGTGGCCGCCTGCCGTTGCGCAGAATCGAAATCTTGCTGCGCCCGCAACCTGCGCAACCCGAGCTGCTGGAAGTGCCGCAGACCCTGCCCTCACGCGCTGCGCGCCGCAGATCCCAAGGGGGGCTGCGGGTGGCGGGGGTGGATTCCTTGCTGACGCAGCTTGCCAAATGCTGCAAGCCCGCCCCGCCAGACGACATTTGCGGATTCGTGGCACGCGGCAAGGGGGTCAGCGTGCATCGCCGCGACTGCCCCAATGTCGGGGAAATGCTGCGCAAGCATGGCCAGCGTTGGGTCGAGGTCGAATGGGACAGCGCCCCGTCGAAAGAATCGATGCCGACATTCCCGGTCGATATCTTTGTACAGGCCCAAGACCGTCAGGGGCTGCTGCGGGATATTTCCGACGTGTTCACCCGCGAGCGGATCAATGTGACCGGCGTGCAGACGAGGACGGTCAAGGGCATTGCCTGGATGACTTTCACGCTCGAAGTGGGCGACGCCGTGCGGCTGCACAAGGTATTGGCGTTGGTCGAGGCGCTCCATGGGGTGCGCTGCGCCCGCAGGCGCTGA
- a CDS encoding FAD-binding oxidoreductase, producing MDALLGALRGIVGDGHVLTGGDLGAWERDWRGRARGKALAVVRPACTQEVADVVRATAAYVQQHPDCGIGIVPQGGNTGLVLGSTPDESGTMLVLSLRRMQAVRNVDATNLSMTVDAGCIIDTLHECTSAQGLWLPLSLAAEASCTVGGVLSTNAGGTRVLRFGTARDFCLGLEVVTATGEVWDGLRGLRKDNTGYDLRQLFIGSEGTLGIVTAATLRLYPAPKACWVAWADVPDMASALGLLERARYSLGDALTAFELMDRSALDLVRKHRPALRVPLYPSGAYAVLLEYCATDAGMRAPLEDTLAAAMQQGCATDAVLAENARQSRAFWQVREAIPEAQAQEGPSVKHDVSLPLGAMSSFLDATAAALCAAIPGVRVLHFGHLGDGNLHYNVFPPEHVDGRAFVRDEEERINDLVFAQVTAHGGAIAAEHGIGSLRARRLAQVEPPVAMAMMHAIKKALDPTNLLNPGRVLLHSVQNPCMEKRPCLP from the coding sequence ATGGACGCACTGTTGGGAGCCTTGCGCGGGATCGTCGGGGACGGCCACGTGCTGACTGGTGGAGACCTCGGCGCCTGGGAACGCGATTGGCGTGGACGGGCACGGGGCAAGGCGCTCGCGGTCGTTCGCCCCGCGTGTACGCAGGAGGTAGCCGACGTCGTGCGGGCCACTGCGGCCTACGTGCAGCAACACCCCGATTGCGGTATCGGCATCGTTCCCCAAGGCGGCAATACCGGGCTGGTGTTGGGTTCGACGCCAGACGAGTCGGGAACGATGCTGGTGTTGAGCCTTCGCCGTATGCAGGCCGTGCGCAACGTCGATGCCACCAATCTCAGCATGACCGTCGATGCGGGCTGCATCATCGACACCCTGCACGAATGCACGAGCGCCCAAGGCTTGTGGTTGCCGCTGAGTCTGGCTGCGGAGGCTTCCTGCACCGTCGGTGGGGTGCTCTCGACCAACGCCGGGGGAACCAGGGTGCTGCGCTTTGGTACCGCACGCGACTTTTGCCTGGGGCTGGAGGTGGTCACCGCAACCGGGGAAGTCTGGGACGGTTTGCGCGGCCTGCGCAAGGACAACACCGGCTACGACCTACGCCAGCTCTTCATCGGTTCGGAAGGCACCCTGGGCATCGTCACCGCAGCGACGTTGCGGCTGTACCCTGCTCCCAAAGCGTGCTGGGTGGCGTGGGCCGATGTGCCGGACATGGCTTCGGCGCTCGGCCTGCTGGAACGGGCGCGGTACAGCCTGGGAGACGCGCTGACAGCTTTCGAACTGATGGATCGCTCCGCGCTCGATCTGGTTCGCAAACACCGGCCTGCCTTGCGCGTTCCGCTCTATCCTTCCGGGGCCTATGCGGTTTTGCTCGAATACTGTGCGACGGATGCCGGGATGCGCGCTCCGCTCGAAGATACGCTGGCCGCTGCGATGCAGCAGGGCTGCGCGACCGATGCCGTATTGGCGGAGAACGCACGCCAATCCCGGGCGTTCTGGCAGGTGCGCGAGGCCATTCCAGAAGCGCAGGCCCAGGAAGGCCCGAGCGTGAAACACGATGTGTCGCTGCCGTTGGGGGCGATGTCCTCGTTCCTCGACGCCACCGCTGCGGCGCTGTGCGCGGCGATTCCCGGCGTGCGCGTGCTGCACTTCGGGCATCTGGGTGACGGGAACCTGCACTACAACGTCTTTCCCCCGGAGCATGTCGATGGTCGCGCCTTCGTTCGCGACGAGGAAGAGCGTATCAACGACCTCGTTTTTGCGCAGGTGACTGCCCACGGTGGGGCCATTGCGGCGGAGCACGGCATCGGAAGCTTGCGTGCCCGGCGCTTGGCGCAAGTCGAACCGCCCGTTGCGATGGCGATGATGCATGCAATCAAAAAAGCGCTCGACCCTACTAACCTGCTCAACCCTGGCCGGGTGCTGCTGCACAGTGTGCAGAACCCATGCATGGAAAAGAGGCCATGTCTGCCCTAG
- the sbcB gene encoding exodeoxyribonuclease I gives MRTFLWHDYETFGADARGTRPAQFAAVRTDGDLEPVGEPVVWYCQLADDFLPDPDACRLTGITPQECLERGVAEHEFARRIAQLFAQPETIGVGYNSIRFDDEVTRFLFWRNLIDPYAREWKNGCGRWDLLDVVRAVYALRPDGIAWPRNPDGIPSFRLEDLGAANDLEHDRPHDAAQDVYATIALARLIRSRQPRLFSFCLGLHKKAGVLQELGLPGMLATPRPFWHVSGMYPAQRGCLALVWPLGMAPGSDNELLVWDLAQDPRELAGLSATQMRERMFVATADLPAGTQRLPLKTIHLNKSPVVVRSPKVLDPARAEELGIDLDALRRHAEYAAGLPRLDHVWGDVYKRSPKAQSDVDLALYEGFIGSADRRRLDALRALPPQELAAARTRFDDPRLAELCWRYRARNFPDTLSPAEVQRWQEHRRSRWEEGAGGSLTLDAYLEALDKWPGATARSPADAVGSSMTEATTGATANDPVRRALLEYVGR, from the coding sequence ATGCGCACTTTTCTGTGGCACGACTACGAAACCTTTGGCGCAGACGCACGTGGCACGCGGCCTGCGCAGTTTGCAGCCGTACGCACCGATGGCGACCTCGAACCCGTGGGCGAACCCGTCGTGTGGTACTGCCAGCTTGCCGACGACTTTCTGCCCGACCCCGACGCCTGCCGTCTGACGGGAATCACCCCGCAGGAATGCCTGGAGCGGGGGGTGGCCGAGCACGAATTTGCCCGGCGCATCGCGCAACTGTTCGCGCAGCCGGAGACGATCGGCGTGGGCTACAACTCGATCCGCTTCGACGACGAAGTCACGCGCTTTCTGTTTTGGCGCAATCTGATCGACCCCTACGCCCGGGAGTGGAAAAACGGCTGTGGACGTTGGGATCTGCTCGACGTGGTGCGCGCCGTGTATGCCCTGCGCCCGGACGGTATCGCGTGGCCCCGGAACCCGGACGGCATTCCCTCGTTCCGTCTGGAAGATCTGGGCGCCGCCAATGACCTGGAACACGACCGCCCCCACGATGCTGCGCAGGACGTGTACGCCACCATTGCCTTGGCGCGCCTGATCCGTTCCCGCCAGCCCCGGCTGTTTTCTTTCTGCCTGGGGTTGCACAAAAAGGCCGGGGTGCTCCAAGAACTGGGCTTGCCGGGGATGCTGGCCACACCGCGCCCGTTCTGGCATGTCTCTGGCATGTACCCGGCGCAGCGGGGCTGCCTGGCGCTGGTGTGGCCGTTGGGGATGGCTCCTGGTAGCGACAACGAGCTGTTGGTGTGGGACTTGGCGCAGGATCCGCGTGAACTGGCCGGTTTGTCCGCAACGCAAATGCGGGAGCGGATGTTTGTCGCGACCGCCGATCTGCCTGCCGGAACGCAGCGCCTTCCGCTCAAAACGATTCACCTCAACAAGTCGCCAGTGGTGGTGCGCTCCCCAAAAGTGCTCGATCCCGCGAGGGCTGAAGAACTGGGGATCGACTTGGATGCGCTGCGTCGGCACGCCGAATACGCTGCGGGCCTGCCCAGGCTCGACCACGTCTGGGGAGATGTGTACAAGCGTTCGCCCAAAGCGCAGTCGGATGTCGATCTGGCGCTGTACGAAGGATTCATCGGTTCTGCAGACCGGCGACGCCTCGATGCGCTGCGGGCGCTGCCTCCGCAGGAGCTGGCCGCAGCCCGGACGCGCTTCGACGACCCACGACTTGCGGAATTGTGCTGGCGCTACCGTGCGCGCAATTTCCCCGATACCCTGTCTCCCGCCGAGGTACAGCGTTGGCAAGAACACCGCCGCAGCCGATGGGAAGAAGGCGCAGGAGGCTCGCTGACTTTGGATGCCTATCTGGAGGCATTGGACAAATGGCCCGGCGCCACGGCAAGATCCCCCGCCGACGCCGTAGGTTCTTCGATGACCGAAGCGACGACCGGAGCGACAGCAAATGACCCGGTACGAAGGGCCTTGTTGGAATATGTGGGGAGATAG
- a CDS encoding Fic family protein yields MLHRVTGRYLASGAGGETVRAFVPDPLPPVPPLELNGVLQATLERATLALGRLDSIALLLPDPQLFLYAYVRREAVLSSQIEGTQSSLSDLLLFELDETPGVPFDDVVEVSNYVAALQHGTARLREGFPLCNRLLREMHAQLMRTGRGSNQEPGEFRRSQNWIGGTRPGNARFVPPPPQEVEPCMAALEGFIHSETAKLPMLLKAALAHVQFETIHPFLDGNGRLGRLLIVLLLHEGGVLTQPLLYLSLYFKQHRARYYELLNSVRTDGNWEDWVEFFLEGVEQTASAAVQTARRLVDLFQQDSQRVQATGRGSANVLRVLEALRQRPLSTLRQTGQRADISFPTTSKAMMTLVEMGIAREFTGQRRNRVFVYDAYLKILNEGGEAL; encoded by the coding sequence ATGCTGCATCGTGTGACCGGTCGTTATCTTGCCAGTGGTGCGGGTGGCGAAACCGTCCGCGCCTTTGTGCCCGATCCCTTGCCGCCTGTGCCGCCGTTGGAATTGAATGGGGTTCTCCAGGCAACGCTGGAACGGGCTACCCTGGCACTGGGCCGACTTGACAGCATCGCTCTGCTACTGCCCGATCCCCAGCTTTTTCTGTATGCCTATGTGCGGCGCGAAGCGGTGCTGTCATCGCAGATCGAGGGGACCCAATCCTCCTTGTCAGACCTTTTGCTGTTTGAGTTGGATGAAACGCCAGGTGTGCCTTTTGATGATGTGGTGGAAGTTTCCAACTACGTCGCCGCACTGCAACATGGCACGGCACGTTTGCGTGAAGGTTTTCCGCTGTGCAACAGACTTTTGCGTGAAATGCACGCCCAATTGATGCGTACAGGGCGCGGTAGTAACCAAGAACCGGGCGAGTTTCGCCGCAGCCAAAATTGGATAGGCGGAACCCGTCCTGGCAATGCCCGCTTCGTTCCTCCGCCGCCGCAAGAGGTGGAGCCTTGCATGGCAGCGCTGGAGGGTTTCATTCACAGCGAAACAGCCAAGCTGCCAATGCTGCTGAAAGCGGCGCTGGCCCACGTTCAGTTTGAAACCATCCACCCCTTTCTGGATGGCAATGGTCGCCTTGGGCGGCTGCTGATCGTCTTGTTATTGCATGAAGGTGGAGTACTCACACAGCCGCTGCTGTACCTTAGCCTTTATTTCAAACAGCACCGCGCCCGTTATTACGAACTACTAAACAGCGTGCGCACCGATGGCAACTGGGAAGATTGGGTCGAATTTTTTCTTGAAGGAGTGGAACAGACGGCCAGTGCTGCCGTGCAAACTGCCCGCCGTCTGGTCGATTTGTTCCAACAAGACAGCCAGCGGGTTCAGGCAACAGGTCGCGGTTCGGCCAATGTTTTGCGTGTACTGGAAGCCTTGCGCCAACGCCCCCTCTCCACCTTGCGTCAAACCGGCCAACGGGCCGATATCAGCTTCCCAACCACCTCCAAGGCCATGATGACTTTGGTCGAGATGGGGATTGCCCGCGAATTCACTGGCCAGCGCCGCAATAGAGTATTTGTCTACGATGCCTACCTGAAAATTTTGAATGAAGGCGGAGAAGCCCTATGA
- the lptM gene encoding LPS translocon maturation chaperone LptM, which translates to MVPSPSTYRIARHARSRWLACSLVLATTLLTACGQTGPLYLPDAVFPLTLSE; encoded by the coding sequence ATGGTTCCTTCTCCCAGCACGTACCGCATTGCCCGCCATGCCCGATCCCGATGGCTCGCCTGTTCCCTGGTGCTCGCCACCACCCTACTCACCGCCTGTGGGCAGACCGGCCCACTGTACTTGCCCGACGCTGTATTCCCCCTGACGCTTTCCGAGTGA
- the cyaY gene encoding iron donor protein CyaY, with translation MVDNDREFWDRAQRVLAAVEEGCDTQSIDIDCCRSGDMLTLTPERGGQIVVNLQKPLQEIWLAAGEGGYHFRFDGQRWLDTRGRGGFFDILSRIASDSAGCVLSFEER, from the coding sequence ATGGTGGACAACGACAGGGAGTTTTGGGATCGGGCGCAGCGGGTGTTGGCTGCGGTGGAGGAGGGTTGCGATACGCAGAGTATCGATATCGACTGCTGTCGCTCGGGCGATATGCTGACGTTGACCCCGGAGCGCGGAGGCCAGATCGTGGTGAACCTGCAAAAGCCTTTGCAGGAGATCTGGCTGGCAGCCGGGGAGGGGGGCTACCACTTTCGCTTCGATGGGCAGCGCTGGCTCGACACCCGGGGTCGAGGCGGGTTTTTCGACATCCTTTCGCGGATTGCGAGCGATAGCGCAGGGTGCGTGCTGTCGTTCGAGGAGCGGTGA
- a CDS encoding thymidylate synthase: MPSKHTHPVDVPHAAPHPVRSQYEDLLRHVGLYGVLKSDRTGTGTRSVFGYQMRFDLHEGFPLVTTKKVYFRAVVLELLWFLRGDTNVCWLQERGCTIWDEWARPDGDLGPIYGAQWRSWPTPGGGHIDQMTQLMQTLRTDPDSRRMVVSAWNVADLDDMALVPCHALFQFYVTPAASARQRPRLSCQLYQRSADLFLGVPFNIASYALLTHMVAQQCDLDVGEFIWTGGDCHVYDNHADVVAQQLERTPYPYPTLRLRRHPPTLFDYEYDDVEVIGYQHHPALRAPVAV; the protein is encoded by the coding sequence ATGCCCTCGAAACACACCCATCCCGTCGATGTTCCCCATGCCGCGCCGCACCCGGTGCGTTCGCAATACGAAGACCTGCTTCGCCACGTTGGGCTGTACGGGGTACTGAAGTCCGACCGCACGGGCACGGGCACCCGCAGCGTCTTCGGGTACCAGATGCGCTTTGACTTGCACGAGGGCTTTCCGCTGGTAACGACGAAGAAGGTGTACTTTCGCGCAGTGGTGCTGGAGCTGCTGTGGTTTTTGCGCGGGGATACCAACGTGTGCTGGCTCCAGGAGCGTGGATGCACGATTTGGGACGAATGGGCGCGTCCCGACGGGGACTTAGGCCCCATCTACGGAGCGCAATGGCGAAGCTGGCCTACCCCGGGCGGTGGGCACATTGACCAGATGACGCAGCTCATGCAAACATTGCGCACCGACCCCGATTCGCGGCGCATGGTCGTCAGTGCATGGAACGTGGCCGACCTCGACGACATGGCGCTGGTTCCTTGCCATGCCCTGTTTCAGTTCTATGTGACCCCGGCAGCCTCGGCGCGGCAGCGGCCCCGGCTGAGTTGCCAGCTCTACCAACGCAGCGCCGACCTGTTCCTGGGCGTGCCATTCAACATCGCCAGCTACGCGCTGCTGACGCACATGGTGGCGCAACAGTGCGACCTGGACGTGGGAGAGTTCATTTGGACGGGTGGCGACTGTCACGTCTACGACAACCACGCCGACGTCGTTGCCCAACAACTCGAACGCACGCCATACCCATACCCTACCTTGCGGTTGCGGCGGCATCCACCGACCCTGTTTGACTACGAGTACGACGACGTGGAGGTGATCGGCTACCAACACCACCCAGCCTTGCGTGCTCCGGTCGCAGTCTGA